A region from the Pseudomonas sp. KU26590 genome encodes:
- a CDS encoding IS5 family transposase, producing MKQMSFADAEYAGKRKQTRRERFLIEMDQVVPWNGLVKLIEPHYPTGEGGRPAYPLMAMLRVHLMQNWFGYSDPAMEESLYETTILRQFAGLHLDRIPDETTILNFRRLLEKHELAGGILQVINGYLGDRGLLLRQGTVVDATIIHAPSSTKNKDGKRDPEMHQTKKGNQYYFGMKSHIGVDAESGLVHSVVGTAANVADVTQVDQLLHGEETYVSGDAGYTGVEKRPEHQDRQMIWSIAARPSSYKKHAKKSLIGRMRRKIEYAKAQLRAKVEHPFRVIKRQFGYTKVRFRGLLKNTAQQTTLFALSNLWMMRKRLLNAGEVRL from the coding sequence ATGAAGCAGATGTCCTTCGCTGACGCCGAATACGCTGGCAAACGCAAACAAACCCGCCGTGAACGCTTCCTGATCGAGATGGATCAGGTCGTGCCCTGGAATGGCTTGGTCAAACTGATCGAGCCGCACTATCCAACGGGAGAAGGTGGTCGTCCGGCATACCCGTTGATGGCGATGTTGCGGGTTCATCTGATGCAGAACTGGTTCGGTTATAGCGACCCAGCTATGGAAGAATCGCTGTACGAAACTACGATTCTGCGCCAGTTTGCCGGGCTGCATCTGGATCGGATTCCAGACGAAACCACGATCCTCAACTTCCGCAGATTGCTCGAAAAACATGAGCTGGCCGGTGGGATTTTGCAGGTCATCAATGGCTATTTGGGCGACCGTGGTTTGTTGTTGCGCCAAGGCACCGTGGTCGATGCGACGATCATTCATGCGCCGAGTTCGACCAAGAACAAGGACGGCAAACGCGACCCTGAAATGCATCAAACCAAGAAGGGAAATCAATACTATTTCGGGATGAAATCGCACATCGGTGTCGATGCCGAATCCGGTTTGGTGCATAGCGTAGTGGGCACTGCGGCGAATGTGGCGGACGTAACCCAGGTCGATCAGTTACTGCACGGAGAAGAAACTTACGTCTCTGGCGATGCCGGTTACACCGGCGTCGAAAAGCGCCCCGAGCATCAAGATCGCCAAATGATCTGGTCGATTGCTGCGCGGCCCAGCAGCTATAAAAAGCATGCAAAGAAGAGTCTGATCGGGCGCATGCGTCGCAAAATCGAATACGCGAAAGCTCAACTGCGCGCCAAGGTTGAGCATCCGTTTCGAGTAATCAAGCGCCAGTTTGGTTATACGAAAGTACGCTTCCGAGGCCTGCTGAAAAACACTGCGCAGCAGACCACGCTGTTTGCTCTGTCGAACCTGTGGATGATGCGAAAACGATTACTCAATGCAGGAGAGGTACGCCTTTAA